A section of the Clostridium felsineum DSM 794 genome encodes:
- a CDS encoding ABC transporter ATP-binding protein/permease, translating into MLQLKNVAKSYVTGDFTQVALNKVSLNFRKSEFVAILGQSGSGKTTLLNVIGGLDKYDSGDLIINGQSTKNFKDKDWDAYRNNSVGFIFQSYNLISHLSIVDNVEMGMTLSGVSSSVKHKNAVEALERVGLKDHLHKKPNQLSGGQMQRVAIARALANDPDIILADEPTGALDTETSEQIMELIKEIAKDKLVIMVTHNPELAYKYANRIVNFSDGNIKSDSNPFDSEEVLEGYKLKKTSMSFVTALKLSGKNILTKKWRTAIISFASSIGIIGIALVLALSNGFNKQISSFETDTMSNYPITIDKTAMNLQMSKPSSEKVNLKKYTGKKNIYSYDSSKDNQAHTNDITQKYIDYLNKMDKSLLDGVTYTRSINMNILKLNADKATLLNTSKVNFQTFPSNPDKIESNYLKENYDLLDGSYSSNKTDLMLVVDEYNRLDTSMLKELGIDTPDGKSINFKDIIGKQYKLIMNNDYYVKTGNIYTVNGAATDLSKLYNSDKAVTLKISGIVRAKESSKAASLSSGIAYSDELAQHFINDAVNSEVVKAQQGADYNVLTGGMLATDSTKASQANSMKPGMNAGMGSGSMSANIAPETKDSVLASLGATSIPKSIALYPKNFEAKKSIKTYLDKWNKGLKEKDKIEYSDLSATMTSLTGGIMNGITLVLVAFAAISLVVSMIMISIIIYISVLERTKEIGILRALGARKKDVSRVFNAETFIIGACSGLMGIGIAYLLTIPANSIIYSATELKNVAQLKPSHAITLVIVSVVLTMIAGIIPARMAAKKDPVEALRSE; encoded by the coding sequence ATGCTTCAATTGAAAAATGTGGCCAAAAGCTATGTCACTGGAGACTTTACACAAGTTGCACTTAATAAAGTTAGTCTTAATTTTAGAAAAAGTGAATTTGTAGCAATTCTTGGGCAAAGTGGTTCTGGTAAGACTACGCTTTTGAATGTAATTGGTGGTCTTGATAAGTATGATAGTGGAGATTTAATTATAAATGGGCAGTCTACAAAGAACTTTAAAGATAAGGATTGGGATGCTTACAGGAATAACAGTGTGGGTTTTATATTCCAGAGTTATAATTTAATTTCTCATTTAAGTATTGTAGATAATGTGGAGATGGGAATGACTTTAAGTGGTGTTTCTAGCAGTGTAAAGCATAAGAATGCAGTAGAGGCACTAGAAAGAGTGGGTTTAAAGGATCATTTGCATAAGAAACCAAATCAGTTATCAGGTGGACAGATGCAAAGGGTAGCAATTGCTAGAGCATTAGCTAATGATCCGGATATCATCTTAGCAGATGAGCCTACAGGAGCATTAGATACTGAAACAAGCGAACAAATAATGGAGCTTATCAAAGAAATAGCTAAGGACAAGCTTGTTATTATGGTTACTCACAATCCTGAATTAGCTTATAAGTATGCAAATAGAATTGTTAATTTTTCAGATGGAAATATAAAATCAGATAGTAATCCTTTTGACAGTGAGGAAGTTTTAGAAGGTTATAAACTAAAAAAGACAAGTATGAGTTTTGTTACAGCTTTAAAGCTATCAGGAAAAAATATTTTGACAAAGAAATGGCGTACAGCAATTATTTCCTTTGCTTCTAGTATTGGTATTATTGGAATTGCACTTGTTTTAGCTTTGTCCAATGGCTTTAATAAGCAGATTAGTAGCTTTGAAACTGATACAATGTCAAATTATCCAATAACTATTGATAAAACAGCAATGAATCTTCAAATGTCTAAACCGTCGTCTGAAAAGGTGAATTTAAAGAAATATACAGGAAAGAAAAATATATACTCGTACGATTCATCTAAAGATAATCAGGCGCATACTAATGATATAACACAAAAATATATAGATTATTTAAATAAGATGGACAAATCTCTTTTAGATGGAGTTACCTATACAAGAAGTATCAATATGAATATTTTAAAATTGAATGCAGATAAGGCTACGTTGCTTAATACTTCAAAGGTTAATTTTCAAACCTTCCCAAGTAACCCTGATAAGATAGAAAGTAATTATCTTAAAGAAAATTATGATTTACTTGATGGTAGTTATTCAAGTAATAAGACAGACCTTATGCTTGTAGTTGATGAGTATAATAGACTTGATACTTCAATGCTTAAGGAACTAGGGATTGATACTCCAGACGGAAAAAGTATTAATTTTAAAGACATAATTGGAAAACAATATAAGCTTATTATGAACAATGATTATTACGTAAAAACAGGAAATATTTATACAGTTAATGGTGCTGCTACAGATTTATCTAAGCTTTATAACAGTGACAAAGCAGTAACTTTAAAAATTTCTGGAATAGTTAGAGCAAAAGAAAGTTCAAAAGCAGCTTCTCTTTCTTCAGGAATTGCATATTCTGATGAGTTGGCTCAACATTTTATCAATGATGCTGTTAACTCAGAAGTAGTAAAGGCTCAGCAAGGCGCAGATTATAATGTACTAACAGGTGGTATGTTAGCTACTGATTCTACAAAGGCAAGCCAAGCTAATAGTATGAAGCCAGGAATGAATGCAGGTATGGGAAGCGGAAGCATGAGTGCAAATATTGCACCAGAAACTAAAGATAGTGTTCTTGCATCCCTTGGAGCAACAAGTATTCCTAAATCTATTGCATTATATCCAAAGAACTTTGAAGCAAAGAAAAGTATAAAAACTTACTTAGATAAATGGAACAAAGGACTTAAAGAAAAAGATAAAATAGAATATAGTGATTTGTCAGCTACTATGACAAGCTTAACTGGTGGAATTATGAATGGAATTACCCTTGTACTTGTTGCCTTTGCAGCTATATCACTTGTAGTTTCCATGATTATGATAAGTATTATTATCTATATTTCAGTTCTAGAAAGAACAAAAGAAATAGGAATCTTACGTGCATTAGGAGCAAGAAAAAAAGATGTTTCACGTGTATTTAATGCAGAAACGTTTATTATAGGTGCGTGCTCTGGATTAATGGGAATAGGCATTGCGTATCTACTTACAATACCAGCTAACTCAATAATTTATAGTGCTACAGAGCTTAAAAACGTGGCACAGCTTAAACCATCACATGCAATTACCCTTGTTATAGTAAGTGTAGTACTTACTATGATTGCAGGAATTATTCCAGCAAGGATGGCAGCTAAAAAAGATCCAGTGGAAGCACTCAGAAGTGAGTAA
- a CDS encoding GNAT family N-acetyltransferase, translating into MNISVFPQPDYIYIDEILRLAKFHDKYDFALEWYQDLETLILVDGKKTPYDEAKLKRMYYYLNNKGELYFIEFKVENKYIPIGDVTFSKEDMPIVIGNKNYRHKGIGFRVILTLAKRAKFLGYDKIYVNEIYHYNIGSQKTFEKVGFKKYKKTAKGFSYILNLKNNPQLE; encoded by the coding sequence ATGAACATTTCAGTATTTCCTCAACCTGATTATATTTACATTGATGAAATCCTTCGTTTAGCAAAATTTCACGATAAATATGATTTTGCTCTAGAATGGTATCAGGACTTAGAAACGTTGATACTAGTTGATGGTAAAAAGACACCCTACGATGAAGCAAAACTCAAGCGAATGTACTATTACTTAAATAATAAGGGGGAACTATATTTCATTGAATTTAAAGTTGAAAATAAATATATACCAATAGGTGACGTGACTTTCTCTAAAGAAGACATGCCCATAGTTATAGGCAATAAAAATTATAGGCATAAGGGAATTGGTTTTAGGGTCATACTAACATTAGCTAAAAGAGCTAAATTCCTCGGTTATGATAAAATATATGTTAACGAAATATATCACTACAATATAGGCTCTCAGAAAACCTTTGAAAAAGTTGGGTTCAAAAAATATAAAAAGACAGCTAAAGGATTTTCTTATATACTAAACTTAAAAAATAATCCACAATTAGAGTGA
- a CDS encoding BlaI/MecI/CopY family transcriptional regulator → MKSKVKISDAEWSVMQALWKNYPATFSEIVEGLNEECEWSPKTVHTLISRLVKKGAVSTIKDMKPYKYSPLVTEDEMMNSETESFINKIYHGSVNLFVSNFLKKQKLNKNEILELKKILDENMK, encoded by the coding sequence TTGAAAAGTAAAGTTAAAATATCAGATGCTGAATGGAGTGTTATGCAAGCTCTGTGGAAAAATTATCCTGCCACTTTTTCTGAAATTGTAGAAGGGCTTAATGAGGAGTGTGAGTGGAGTCCAAAGACAGTTCACACACTTATATCTAGACTTGTTAAAAAAGGTGCTGTTAGTACAATAAAAGATATGAAACCTTACAAGTACTCACCATTAGTCACGGAAGATGAGATGATGAATTCAGAAACAGAATCATTTATAAATAAAATATACCACGGTTCTGTTAACTTGTTTGTTTCAAATTTCTTAAAAAAACAAAAGTTAAATAAAAACGAGATATTAGAATTAAAAAAAATACTAGATGAAAATATGAAGTAG
- a CDS encoding M56 family metallopeptidase: MAAVAALIIWVIKLVLKNRMSPTWHYYIWLIILIRLILPYSLSSPVSIYNTVNIDRSVSKNIINSNNTQMISNQTTSYIKVNSNNDFIKDKKQDILKILSVVWIVGIVIGVVYLFSVYLIFYSKIRKEPEYREVEICDLLEECKKEMKIKRNIQIKKSQSVKTPCITGFIKPCILLPDYIAYKLTKEEIKYVIIHELSHFKHKDIIINWISILLNLIHWFNPILYFSFKKLKQDSEIACDAKALSYIKNGERKEYGKTIINLITIISTFDVKPWEVAMVNKSEIKRRIIMISKFKKRRIVGTIVGVLLVGAVGVSVLTNERSLGIGSNKIAETKANTKVTNKEAISKKDTDKKDSKVGLETTNPDVKQANAGASTNANIAQNNTKRQNETASIQNNANKKALPNSSSSKPTTENTAKTTDNTKTDANTKNNQSEYTPQQAAIAAINYGQDSKNRISSVTESQGGDGYANFSNGDIGATVFTNTVTMNGKDCYTIRLASKSMRASGGTGTIGILHVAKDGTVYNN; the protein is encoded by the coding sequence ATGGCTGCGGTAGCGGCTCTTATTATATGGGTTATAAAATTAGTTTTAAAGAATAGAATGAGTCCAACATGGCATTATTATATTTGGCTTATTATTTTAATTAGATTGATATTGCCATACTCGTTAAGTAGTCCAGTAAGTATATATAATACTGTTAATATTGACAGAAGCGTTTCTAAAAATATTATAAATTCAAATAATACACAAATGATAAGTAATCAAACTACCAGCTACATAAAAGTTAATAGTAATAATGATTTTATTAAAGATAAAAAGCAAGATATATTAAAAATATTAAGTGTAGTATGGATTGTTGGGATAGTAATAGGTGTTGTATATTTGTTTTCTGTATATTTGATTTTCTATTCTAAGATTAGAAAAGAACCTGAGTATAGAGAAGTTGAAATTTGTGACCTCTTAGAAGAATGTAAGAAGGAAATGAAAATAAAACGTAATATACAGATAAAAAAATCCCAAAGTGTGAAAACGCCATGCATAACTGGTTTTATTAAGCCATGTATACTATTACCAGATTACATTGCTTATAAATTAACAAAAGAGGAAATAAAATATGTAATTATTCATGAACTTTCACATTTTAAGCATAAGGACATTATTATAAATTGGATAAGTATACTATTGAATCTTATCCATTGGTTTAATCCAATATTGTACTTTTCCTTTAAAAAGTTAAAGCAAGATTCTGAAATAGCTTGCGATGCTAAGGCATTAAGCTATATAAAAAATGGAGAACGTAAAGAATACGGTAAAACAATTATTAATTTGATAACAATTATTTCAACTTTTGATGTAAAACCTTGGGAAGTTGCAATGGTGAATAAATCAGAGATAAAAAGGAGAATAATTATGATTTCTAAATTTAAGAAGAGAAGAATAGTAGGAACAATAGTAGGAGTATTATTAGTGGGAGCTGTAGGTGTTAGTGTTTTAACCAATGAAAGAAGTTTAGGGATAGGCAGCAATAAAATAGCTGAAACAAAAGCAAATACAAAAGTTACAAATAAGGAAGCTATTTCAAAAAAAGATACTGATAAAAAAGATAGTAAGGTAGGGCTGGAAACTACTAATCCAGATGTAAAGCAAGCAAATGCAGGAGCTAGTACAAATGCAAACATAGCACAAAATAATACAAAGAGGCAAAATGAAACTGCATCAATACAAAATAATGCCAATAAAAAAGCATTACCAAATAGTTCAAGTAGTAAACCTACAACTGAGAATACTGCTAAAACTACTGATAATACTAAAACTGATGCCAATACTAAGAATAATCAAAGTGAATACACTCCTCAGCAAGCAGCAATTGCAGCTATAAATTACGGACAAGACTCAAAGAATAGAATATCTTCTGTTACAGAAAGTCAAGGTGGTGATGGCTATGCTAACTTTTCTAATGGAGATATAGGCGCTACTGTATTTACTAACACTGTAACAATGAACGGTAAAGATTGTTATACTATTCGTTTAGCTAGTAAATCAATGAGGGCCAGCGGTGGTACAGGAACTATAGGCATTTTACATGTTGCAAAGGATGGAACTGTATATAATAATTAA
- a CDS encoding methyl-accepting chemotaxis protein — MSIFNTKRGKSELEEKSDCIRCKDLINAIEKVLLGDYSCVKEEDIGNKQIAELWNKLLNNLVRENASMVLAMNEMLSTISKMDSVKLMVNSIDKETEALNSMVESSDNLNTSFEEVAAISEKVSQAVNETHKVSKVGIEDITNSINAVKRSFEEVKGIEKEMNTVKDKTNAINEVVSIVESIAEHTNLLALNAAIEAARAGEQGKGFSVVASEVTKLSENTKEAVTEIKKYIVELQNSTNSSVEKISQTSLQLDNGISLVDNALKSINNTDSAITSVNESISQVSANVKEETGDVLGFTKSIGEVFDEAKFLSENCKLTGKKVYGLSKSIDNIRKEIANKKCKLEPKEKFNIYKTDHEFWRWRVYNVLLGYEDNNLENLGKYKSCRLGKWYYGEESKEYKNNEYFKRLEKVHSDFHKYGVDVLEDYRKGNIKSAENKLIKVDECLEEIENNLDKLS, encoded by the coding sequence ATGAGCATTTTTAATACAAAAAGGGGAAAAAGCGAACTTGAAGAGAAATCTGATTGTATTAGATGTAAAGACTTAATAAATGCAATAGAAAAGGTACTTCTAGGGGATTACAGCTGTGTAAAGGAAGAAGATATAGGCAATAAGCAGATTGCTGAACTATGGAACAAGTTACTGAATAATTTAGTTCGTGAAAATGCAAGTATGGTATTAGCTATGAATGAAATGCTTAGTACTATATCTAAAATGGATTCAGTAAAATTGATGGTTAATAGCATAGATAAAGAGACGGAAGCTTTAAATAGTATGGTAGAAAGCAGCGATAATTTAAATACTTCCTTTGAAGAAGTGGCAGCAATATCTGAAAAAGTTTCTCAGGCTGTTAATGAAACACATAAGGTTTCTAAAGTGGGAATAGAGGATATTACAAATTCAATAAATGCTGTAAAACGTTCATTTGAGGAAGTAAAAGGAATAGAAAAAGAAATGAATACAGTTAAAGATAAAACGAATGCTATTAATGAAGTTGTGAGCATAGTGGAATCAATAGCAGAACATACAAATCTACTTGCACTTAACGCTGCGATAGAGGCTGCAAGGGCTGGAGAACAAGGAAAAGGTTTTTCAGTAGTTGCATCAGAGGTTACAAAATTATCAGAGAATACTAAAGAAGCTGTTACGGAAATTAAGAAGTATATAGTTGAGCTTCAAAATAGTACTAATTCATCTGTAGAAAAAATAAGTCAAACCTCACTTCAGCTTGATAATGGTATAAGCTTAGTTGATAATGCACTTAAATCTATTAATAACACAGATTCAGCTATTACATCTGTAAACGAATCCATTAGCCAGGTATCTGCTAATGTTAAGGAAGAAACAGGAGATGTTCTTGGGTTTACAAAATCAATAGGAGAAGTTTTTGATGAAGCAAAGTTCTTATCTGAAAATTGTAAGCTTACGGGTAAAAAGGTATATGGATTGAGTAAGTCAATAGATAATATTAGGAAGGAAATAGCTAATAAAAAATGCAAATTAGAACCTAAGGAAAAATTCAATATTTATAAAACTGATCATGAGTTTTGGAGATGGCGTGTTTATAATGTGCTCTTAGGATATGAGGATAACAATTTAGAGAATCTTGGCAAATATAAATCCTGTAGATTAGGTAAATGGTACTATGGAGAGGAAAGTAAAGAGTATAAAAATAATGAATACTTTAAACGATTAGAAAAAGTTCATAGTGATTTTCATAAATATGGAGTTGATGTATTAGAGGATTACAGAAAAGGAAATATAAAATCTGCTGAAAATAAACTTATAAAAGTTGATGAATGTTTAGAGGAAATTGAAAATAATTTGGATAAGTTATCCTAG
- a CDS encoding LPXTG cell wall anchor domain-containing protein, with translation MKLKFIKSKCLTLMLTLTMTSTLLPNYISTAHAASTSNYNPTDWKQATFGQTTDTGYNSIVTDDSNKAVTLTAGTADGTHAGGKITGSHDGISYYYTSVDPSKNFVLTADVKVNFFAKPKPDNQEGFGIMARDAVGQDKNPDAFPSNMVLVGGYGGCIQSVFRNNVTDGTGAGATMEDVTKFADRPSNDGTVTYKLTMKKTNTGYQVNVNNGTEKIYYRPKQLEVRDKDHIYVGFFVARVSSITVSNIDFTTSNVSTDPPAKPEPTKPIPPVTPSINMTSSSNTGDSNYNLNLSANVKGNVDIKQNGEEIFNGALDNNNSLFKNTTLTSGDNTFDVLYTPDKTQNITSSNPIENKYTVTLKKYGTQNSEVYVSPDATASGDGTLASPIDIFSAIKYLSCGQKIVLRGGTYNLKAPITIDKNNSGTYNNPKFMSAYAGEMPVLNFNNYSGFNLNGNYWNISGVDVTNAVSTGFRISGNHNVVYKVNTYKNGDTGLQISGNSSDKIDKWPSYNLVLDCTSHDNLDPSQNNADGFAAKLTCGVGNVFRGCISHNNCDDGYDLFSKLETGAIGAVTVENSIAYNNGVLSNGTKTLGDGNGFKMGGEGLPVKHVLRNCLSFNNLSDGITSNFDPANTFENCTSFNNGKLNFNFLHFNSAAPQYSAKNNLSFRTSKADSDSVPDINLSDDNYFYNGITSKNKSGEELLASNFKSITVPKSFDRNADGSIIQGDFMRALDTLKSNEGCNLSDFSNVTDVTGTPNIPDKQAAINNNGSYTSVNGNCSIPVDAAKTYTSEVNFDNGSFKATLPSSIFKDSKNSIQIAKTSPSISDTVLRAATGNTLKMIGNPFDIKLYIDGNETHVLNSPITFKIKLNSEDLNGVNTKNLGLYYFNTLTNSWEFVSDALYDSSSSCVTVTTPHLSTFAIMEKINQPGTAIGNVTNASTGTNNNSKMTANTIGKLPKTGSMMDTTTLATLGLILITLGGIVLVFEKRRKA, from the coding sequence ATGAAACTAAAATTTATTAAGAGTAAGTGTTTGACTTTAATGTTAACGTTAACAATGACTTCTACGCTGTTACCTAATTACATAAGTACAGCCCATGCTGCTTCTACTTCTAATTATAATCCTACTGATTGGAAGCAAGCTACTTTTGGACAAACCACTGATACCGGTTACAATAGCATAGTTACAGATGATTCAAATAAAGCTGTAACCTTAACCGCCGGAACTGCCGACGGCACTCATGCTGGAGGAAAAATAACTGGTTCTCATGATGGAATTTCTTATTATTACACTTCCGTTGATCCTTCTAAAAACTTTGTTTTAACGGCAGATGTAAAAGTAAATTTTTTTGCCAAACCAAAACCTGATAATCAAGAAGGCTTTGGAATTATGGCTAGAGATGCTGTAGGACAAGATAAAAATCCAGATGCTTTTCCATCAAATATGGTATTAGTAGGAGGCTACGGTGGATGTATTCAATCTGTATTCAGAAACAATGTTACTGATGGCACAGGTGCTGGTGCTACTATGGAGGATGTAACTAAGTTTGCTGATCGTCCTAGTAATGATGGTACAGTTACTTATAAATTAACAATGAAAAAAACTAACACTGGTTATCAGGTAAATGTAAATAATGGTACAGAGAAAATTTATTATAGGCCAAAACAACTTGAGGTTAGGGACAAAGACCATATTTATGTTGGATTTTTCGTTGCCCGTGTTTCTTCTATAACTGTTTCCAATATAGATTTTACAACTTCCAATGTTTCAACTGATCCTCCAGCAAAACCAGAGCCAACAAAACCTATTCCACCTGTAACTCCTTCAATAAATATGACTTCTTCTTCCAATACAGGTGATTCAAATTATAATCTTAATCTTTCAGCAAATGTTAAGGGAAATGTAGATATCAAGCAAAATGGTGAAGAAATTTTTAATGGTGCACTTGATAATAACAATTCTCTTTTTAAAAATACAACTTTAACCTCAGGAGATAATACCTTTGACGTATTGTACACACCTGACAAAACACAAAATATAACAAGTTCAAATCCTATAGAAAACAAATATACTGTAACACTAAAAAAATACGGAACGCAAAATAGTGAAGTTTATGTATCTCCAGACGCTACAGCTAGTGGAGATGGAACTTTAGCTTCTCCTATAGATATTTTTTCAGCTATTAAATACTTAAGCTGTGGTCAAAAAATAGTTCTTCGTGGTGGAACATATAATTTAAAAGCTCCTATTACCATAGACAAAAACAACAGCGGAACGTATAATAATCCAAAGTTTATGTCAGCTTACGCAGGAGAGATGCCCGTTCTTAATTTCAATAATTACAGTGGTTTTAATCTTAATGGAAATTATTGGAATATAAGTGGTGTTGATGTTACAAATGCCGTTTCAACTGGCTTTAGAATCTCAGGAAACCATAATGTTGTATATAAAGTAAACACCTATAAAAATGGTGATACTGGGCTTCAAATAAGCGGAAATTCAAGTGATAAAATTGATAAATGGCCATCATATAATCTTGTACTTGATTGTACTTCACACGATAATTTAGATCCATCTCAAAATAATGCTGATGGTTTTGCTGCAAAGCTCACTTGTGGTGTAGGAAACGTTTTTAGAGGCTGTATTTCTCACAACAATTGTGATGATGGTTATGATTTATTCTCAAAACTTGAAACAGGTGCAATAGGTGCTGTCACTGTAGAAAATTCTATTGCTTATAATAACGGGGTACTTTCAAACGGTACTAAAACTTTAGGTGATGGAAATGGTTTTAAAATGGGTGGTGAAGGCTTACCTGTTAAGCATGTTTTAAGAAACTGTCTATCTTTTAATAACCTTAGTGATGGTATTACAAGCAACTTCGATCCTGCTAATACCTTTGAAAATTGTACTTCCTTTAATAACGGAAAGCTAAACTTTAATTTTCTTCACTTTAACAGTGCTGCACCTCAGTATTCAGCTAAAAATAACCTTTCATTTAGAACATCAAAAGCTGATTCTGACAGTGTTCCTGATATAAATTTAAGTGATGATAATTATTTTTATAACGGTATAACTTCTAAAAATAAAAGTGGTGAAGAACTTTTAGCTTCTAACTTTAAAAGCATTACTGTTCCAAAGAGTTTTGACAGAAATGCTGATGGAAGCATAATTCAAGGGGACTTTATGAGAGCTTTAGATACGTTAAAGTCAAATGAAGGCTGCAACCTATCAGATTTTTCAAATGTTACAGACGTTACTGGAACTCCTAATATTCCTGATAAACAAGCAGCTATAAATAATAATGGTTCTTATACTTCTGTTAACGGAAACTGTTCTATTCCCGTAGATGCTGCAAAAACGTATACAAGTGAAGTTAATTTTGATAATGGAAGCTTTAAGGCTACTCTTCCTTCTTCTATTTTTAAAGATTCTAAAAACAGTATTCAGATTGCTAAAACTTCACCTTCTATTTCAGATACTGTACTTAGAGCAGCTACAGGAAATACACTAAAAATGATTGGAAACCCTTTTGATATAAAGCTATATATTGATGGAAATGAGACTCACGTCCTTAATTCTCCAATAACCTTTAAGATTAAGCTTAATTCAGAGGATTTAAATGGAGTTAACACAAAAAATCTTGGACTTTACTATTTTAATACCCTTACAAATAGTTGGGAGTTTGTATCTGACGCTTTATACGACTCATCTTCATCTTGCGTTACAGTTACAACCCCTCATTTAAGTACCTTTGCTATAATGGAAAAAATCAATCAACCTGGTACTGCTATAGGGAATGTTACCAATGCTAGTACAGGCACAAACAACAATTCAAAAATGACTGCTAATACTATAGGGAAACTTCCAAAAACAGGTTCAATGATGGACACAACTACACTGGCTACTTTAGGATTAATTCTTATTACCCTTGGAGGTATAGTTTTAGTCTTTGAAAAGAGAAGAAAAGCATAA